Part of the Vigna unguiculata cultivar IT97K-499-35 chromosome 3, ASM411807v1, whole genome shotgun sequence genome, AAACAAatgcaaattatttaaaagactTTCTTAATTTGGTCCATAGACTTTATTTACCTTCTAATCTAAAGAAATTTTTTAtggaatattttttaattattaactatcaaacttttaaattcaaaacacatgaaaaataaatttacataaattttggaaaacaattttttatcattttattgaataaaaaatatttctagtGAGTAACGGAGCATGTTCTATTCCAAATAACATTTTACAAAAGTCCTGTGGCAGCCTATAAAGAATctcttaaaattaagaaaaggttaagtaaaattttaagttCATAATAAGTTTGAGTATTTTTAACTAGATTTCTTTAAAAGATAAGTTTCGTTGATTTTGCCATCAattaaagtgaataaaaaataaatttataataagtttGCTTGTTATTTTATACCGTCATTACTTATGTGTCGTCTTATTACTTATGTGTCGTcttaatttcatataattttgaGTATCTccaattaaattcatattaaaaaatttattaatgaatGTCCATAATCATTATCAATATACTTTATAATGAAGTCTTTAGTGTGAATGAGAGTTTCGTAGccatttgattttaaatatcaaacaaaaatatgacGAACTtgaacaattgaaaaaaaaaaattaaagatataccatcttaattatttttagcaaGGACTAATGTTTGGTATCTTCTCCTACATGgttgatttgttttttaattttatatttaatttttaaaatgaaacaatgtcattttttataaatatattaaggttcaaaagtttcaattttaactgttatttttttaatttttcatataaaacacatcacaagtaactatataaataaatatagtcacATTATTCCGCATAATAGTAACTTCAAACGATAAATACCCaattcaaaatatgcaaaattgaaatattcaatataaaatttgtagaaactcagttaaaaatgtttaaatttaaaacttaattaaatttttaaaaataaataaataacaagttAACTAGGACCACACACCCATAGCAAATCAAATCATATCATCATAAACTTCAGTGAAAGATCAAGAGTTAGACATGTCGGTGCCATTAAAAACCGATTAAGACAATAATCAATTTTggatatttatatttcaaacattatatcaatatatatatatatatatatatatatatatatatatatttgtattaatttgcAGTAAGGAAGAATCTATCCAAATAACTAAAATACTTGATATCGTCCCTGATAAAGGCTCTCTTGGGACTGCATAAACCCCATGGAAATAAATCTAACTCTAACCATAGAAAGGTTTATTTGTAACACATAACACGGTTTAAagatattacatatattatatttatatatagttaaattTAGACAATATATAGTAAAAAAGGTAGGGTTTTGTATATTTCCAGGTGTTGTTAATATTACACtgttaagaaaaataagtataaCTTTTCAAAACACACACataattagtaattatttttaatattaaatttgattatcgACTGGAGTTGGTCACTTAGTATTAGTAGTTGAGTTTTAACCATCTAAATCTTTCACTCATTGTGcctcttttagttttattttaggATTTTACTTGCTGCACCTCCACAACCTCTTTACACACCCTTTCCAATTTTCAAAATGATCATTTAACtcttcataaaataattttcaaattacatattttaaaaactttcagAAACAAGCTTTCTGAAATTTCCgaaacaaaattatcaaaatgagatttctgaaacaaaatttttggaCAACATGAAATATATTCCAGAATAAGGTTTTTAAGAATGAGATTTCTGAAATAAATTTTCCGAAAGACAATGCCTTTCAGAATGAGTGCTCTGGAATATCCATACATGAAATATATTCTGGAAAAAGCTTTACAGAGCATAAGAAATATGGTCTAAAAAACTTTTtggaatgagttttttttttctctgcattgtctcctttttttcttcttctacaacGTTatccctttctttttctttctctcaagCAGTGGTGCAACAGTGACAACGGCAGTGTTGGAGTGATGCAGTAATGGAGAATGtttgaggtttttttttttttctaatgttgTGATGGTGTAGTTATTAATGGTGGGGTAACAGAAAACAATAACCTTTATGTTATGGCACAACTGATGGCAGGCCCAGTGAAAGAAATCCCAGAGTACTTTAAGAGAAATCcaggttttcaattttttggcCCTTGATCGTAGATTCGATATTAAAGTCACGGGCTGCTATTTCACCTCATTTTTTCCCCTTCACTCCGCTTACcagtgttttatttatttatttatttaagaaaataccTTTCGcacaaattagttttttatttttttttcttttaatgataataaactGAAAATAATTGAGAGttgttgttaaaaaaattaaaatgcaatGAGCAAAAAGATTAGTGTAAATAATAGTTTTGAAGGCTTATATATAcctattaattataagttattttattagCCAATTACAAGGTGGACTTGTGAGATCTATCTCATATATCTTGCATCTGCAtattaattatacttaaaaaattataaagaacaACGAGatatgaaatgaaatttaaggaatattaatcattttttttaaatgaatatatcTGTTGCCATTGCCATCTCCAATGAGGGGTAATGGACAATTACTACCCACACTTATCCGTTGCCATATGCCTAGTGCAGATTAACAACTACTggcaaaatataaaaaagaatcagAGTGGGGAAAAATCACATAGTAAAATTGGTGTAAAGAAATGCATGGTACCCTAATATATGATTagttattttgttaataaaatagattaagcTACACCTGAAGTTGGTGGATTTTTATGTATCAGTTcaacttttaattcaaatagttttaaattggaTCAACATacggtttaaaaataatagttataatatatcTAACATGGCTAATAAATAAGAGAGaaaatacaatgaaaaaaaaatatgataaaaaaaatagctttataatttttaaaagagagACGAAGAGAAAGTGAACAAAAGGAGTTGcacctccttttttttttttcctttgaagTCATATTCTCAATCAAATTCTCCTTCCTCAATTTACTGCCCTCAATTTTCTCTTTATGTTCATCCATTTCAAAAGTTGATAGCATCACTGAACAGTTAAAGGGTTAAGGATTAGATTGAACCAGTTAgttgaattttgaaataaagtAAGTTCaatttacacttttttttttaaacaatatgttttccctttttttatatagtattaTTTCACTTAGATTATGTTTTTTGTCTTCAAGATGATATTCTATCTATTTGCAATTTTAGAATCACGTTCTAATCGTTGTTTGAAATAGAGAGATTCAAAAAGGAAAAGTTGTGTAGTGTGTAGGGAGTAGCCTGTTTTAAGAATCTGCATTGAGTTAATTGaagatgaaaatttaaaattattttagaattataattgataactacaaaattataaataatttggtgAAGTTTGATTGAGTAAAATTGTGAAGTTTTTGGTGATATGTGTTATGTTTAGAGATGGGtgtgtattttattaataataaattatatattaataatgattaGGAATTTATTTGATGATTACTGAATTTGTGTTACTGTATATAGTGGTTATAATGTTGGTGGACtgcaattttaacaaaaatctGGGGCTATATATCTTGAAGAAAATTATTGTTAGTAAAAGGAataaatgtatgaatttttttatttgtttgttatagAATGAGAGATATTGAGATAATACAAACTCAAATGTTGAGCTATTATGGGTTATTGTGTTTAGTTATGATCAATTGTTATAGAAAGGTGATGTTGAAATGGTCGAAATGAGTAAATTTGAGAGATTGATATTCTTGTAAGGAATATAGTTGATAAGTTGAGTATGATATtctggtaaaaaaaaaaactttaatttttgtttgtttaaattGATTATGTTTTGTTTAGCTTAGAATGAAAGGTTTGGTGTTCAGTGACTATTATTaaggaaaaatattattgtttaatatGTCAAAGTGTATTGAAAGGGGATATTTAGGGTGAGACTATCCTAACTTAACTAGTATCACACTCACATAAGGTGTAATATCTAGGTGGTGTGAGTCGAAGGAGGTTACACAGGATAGGTAATATGATACGAAAAATGATCATACTTAAGAAGTTAGTGGAGTTAACTCTGTCATGACTTGGTTTAGGAACATTGGTCATGAGTGATGCAACATTAATTGGAGGATTTGGTAGCAAGCTTCAAAGGCAATTTGGATTCTCTGCtggtttttttgtgttgttcctcTACTGTGCCTTCATAATATACTGATTACCACTcattttgacgttttaaaatatattaaaaagatatttaaaatatcagtaCAGTGTATTTTGAATGCTCAGCAGAGGACAGCATCAAAAAAATCAGTAGAGAATCTGGACTCCTTCAGAGGTGCGTGCAAAGTTTCACAAGTCCATTCAATGCACTAGTCTTTCGAGAacataatctaaaattatttttgttgtttgagtAGTATTGGGCTAATAGTTGTTTCACTCATTAGGTTGAGTCACGTGTACTAACACCTAGTAtatgatttgatgaatgtgaattgtttgaggttaatttttttaagatgttTGAATAAAGTAGTGTGGTTTAACGTTGGATAGTATATGTTTACTGAATGTGAACTTTGTGAATTTTTATGTTAGACTAAAGATAATGTCCACTGAATGAGTAATTGACAagtaaatatatgaaaatatataaaagaatggTTGATTTCATAAATGACGCCCCtacaaatttatatacattCTTCATTTGTGAATTAACTTTTCATTACTTTTCTTTAAATGCATTAACTTACCCTGTTATTTATTATTGGtgtgttgtttgttttcttttttatgcgATGATCTAGGATTATCCGTGACAACAGTAAGTGCAGCTGGAGTTAGTAACTCTAAAATTGAGACAAGACTTTTAAAACTAGATAGTATTAAATTACTATTGCATGGTAAGGATCTAACTAACACggttagattatatatatatatatatatatatatatatatatatatatatatatatatatatatatatatatatatatatatatatataccattttatttatctaaGTATGAAATTATgtacatatattaaattttacctattaaattattatatctgaaaattgaaattaattttatgtacgcgttaaacttttaaaatttagaaatctCAATTAGAAATCATCTCATAATTACTTTGATACTTTCACAATTGTACAAAATATATCCTGTATCTCTTGTTTGTTTACACCAACCATTATTATCACTTTATTGTGATACTGTTGGCAATACGATAGCTACTAATGTACATGTATTTAGGGGACTCAGCCCACAACTTGTGTTAAGATTCATATCTGTAGGCTGAGAAGCAAACGACTATCCCAATTCACATTGGTTAATGACAAAGCAGTTGCTGCAATGTGGTTTGAACTCAGCCCTGCCATTGCAATTTGATCTTTCTGAGATCCATGGTTTATATACATATCAGGCAACGTCATCGCTCGCCACTGTATCATATCAAAAACCCATTGCTTAATTAATACACCATACACAATCTAATTTACATACAAAAGAAGGACAGAAAAAAAGCCTCACCTTGAGATTACCATCAAGAAGACCATTTAATCCCAGAAAATGAGAAACATGAGAACCAAATCCTCCCACAGATCCCTCTTCCACTGTGATAAGAATCTCATGCTCTCTACCCAGTTGCCTCATCAAATCTCCATCCAGAGGCTTACAAAATCGTGCATCAACCACAGTTGTTGAGATGCCATGAGCTTCAAGAACCTTAGCCGCTTCCATGCAACTCTGTACCATTGTTCCATAACCAACAAGAGCCACTCTACTTCCCTCCTTTAACACCCTTCCTTTACCCACCTACATTTCATTTCTCAATTAGAAAAAACCAAGCAATCTAGggagaaaaaacaagaaaatttatGAGATTTAAAAGAACTAGTTGAAATAAGCACCTCCAGTGGTGTGCCCTTATTGTTTGGGGGAAGAATGGAACCTACACCATTCCCTCTTGGGTACCTAAAGCAACTGGGTCTATCATCTATGGCCGCAGCAGTGGCTATCATGTGCATGAGTTCAGTCTCGTCTGACGGAGCCATGACCACCATGTTTGGCAAACAAGCCATGAATGTTGTGTCAAATGCTCCACAATGAGTTGGACCATCAGCACCAACTAACCCAGCTCTGTCCAACGCAAATCTAACAGGAAGCTTTTGTAGGTCCACATCATGTGCTACCTGCATGGACCACATCGAACACCACAAGGCCAAACTGTcaaagggttgattccactaaTAATTTCAACCATGCAAAcaatttaaagaaagaaaaaaagatagcTCGGATCAGTTGTACAAAGTTTCATGAGTCCTGACCTGATCATAACCTCTTTGCAGGAAGGAAGAGTAAATTGCGCAGAAGGGTTTACAGCCCTCAGCGGCTAGGCCAGCAGCAAAGGTTACAGCGTGTTGTTCTGCGATCCCAACATCGAAACATCTCTCTGGAAAGCGCTTTTGAAACAGGTTAAGGCCGGTACCCCCTCCCATTGCAGCATGGATGGCAACAATTTTCTCATCAACTTCAGCTTCTGCTATTAAAGACTCAGCAAAATACTGTGTGTAAGACAGGGTGCTAGTTTTGGATTTCAACTGCTTCCCTGACTTAGGATCAAATTTCACAACACctacacaaataaataataaaacacatCACGCCATTACACCGTGTAAAAGCTATAGAGGACGCAATGAAGTACATTTAGTTCATAATTACGAAAGTATAGAATATAGATATTTAGTCACTTAATTACCGTGCATCTTGTCAGCAGCAACTTCAGCTGGATGATAACCTTTCCCTTTCTCGGTGATTACATGAATGAGAACAGGTCCAAGTGTTGGCATGCCCTTCACACTTTTAAGGATGTGTACAAGGTCTTCCATGTCATGCCCATCTACTGGACCAATGTAGAAGAGCCCAAGCTCTTCAAATAAACAAGCACTAGCTCCACCTACCATCCCTCTAACGTAGGTATCCAATTGAGATGCAAATTCACGTGCTTCGCTTTCAATTTGCTTCGTGCTCTGTTCAATTCTCACTAAATATCAGTCCCAGTACAAGTATAATTTTATGCCTGATTTTTATCTTgcttacaataattttttaacataattattatcGTCCGTGGTTAAAACATGCTTGATAGTTCAATACCTTTGCGACTTCACGTAGTTGATGGAACTTAGAACTGGTGTGTAGCCTCGCGAGAGCCTTACTAAGAGCTCCAACTGGTGGAGCTGGGCCATCAACGGTGGCAGTGGGAAGGGAAACTTGTTCGTTTTCATTTAAGATTATAATAAGATTGGTATCAAGAAAGCCAGCATTGTTCATTGCCTCGTAAGCTTGTCCTCCTGTCATGGCTCCGTCACCAATCACTGAAATCACATGGTTATCCCTTCCATTCAAGTCTCTAGCCACTGCCATCCCTGAAACTCACGTGAAAattcatcattaaaaaaaaaatgaaaagtacgTCACTTTTAGTGGCCACAAATAAATATGGCCTACTATAATAAAGACAATACATATCAACTTCATGGATGTCGCACTCATACGCAGGCAATAATAATTCTTGCGTGACATCGCTTTCGCAGAATATTTCTTATGATTACTcatgtttaaataaattgtacatcttgtaacacatttaaaattatacacGACCTAATAAGTGTCTTAATAGTCAATTATGCCGAAGAAAAGTGTTACATATTGTTTGTTACCTAAGCCAGCTGAAATGCTAGTGGAACTATGACCAACACCAAAGGCATCATGGACACTCTCATCCCTCTTGGGAAATCCTGCAAGCCCACCAGTCTGTCTAATTGTGTGCATTTTGGATCTTCTTCCCGTTAAAATCTTATGAGCATAGGTCTGCCAATCATCCAAATTGGTCACTGGTTAGACACATGAAAACTATGATATATcataaataacaattatttaatgGTCCTCCAGATTCGTATATTTAGTACTTTTGGGTACCCACCTGATGACCAACGTCCCAAATGATCTTGTCTTGGGGAGTGTTGAATACATGATGAAGTGCCACAGTTAAATCTGCCACACCTAAGCTTGAACTTAAATGCCCTCCGGTCTTCGACACTGTGTAAACAATCTCTTCCCGGAGTTCATCAGCTAGCTCTTCAAGTTCCTGATTATCATACAATAATGCTACAATTATTGTACTCAATTACAAATATCAAGAGAAATCGAAACGATATTAAAATTTGCATGCTAGAGCAAATAGTTTCATTATTTAAGCATTGGATGACATTGCAATAACCTATTTTAATATAACTGTGTAGGTACCTGAATGGATAGATTTTTCATGTGGATTGGATAATTAACGGTGTCCAGTACTGGCGTGGATGGCTTCTCTCCCGAGAAATTCAGAGATCTCCGCAACGGTTGGTTTGGTTCATAGCTTTTCTTCACCACTGTGTTGTCCACCTCCTCACAAACATTGTCTCCTCCAGCAGCTATCACTTGGTTTATCTGAAAATGAGAATGAAATAACAGTTAGTGTTACCACCCTAGACTCCACTACTTGTTCACCTTTTGAAATTTAATGATGCTAATATGTTAACCATACTCTTTGTGGAATGGCGACTGAGATTTTGGTGGTGATGTTTGAAATACTTGGGGAGCCGCAGTGTTTATCATGAGAATGTAAGAAAGGAAGGAAACTAGTTCCAAGAACAA contains:
- the LOC114176963 gene encoding probable 1-deoxy-D-xylulose-5-phosphate synthase 2, chloroplastic produces the protein MSSFVLGTSFLPFLHSHDKHCGSPSISNITTKISVAIPQRINQVIAAGGDNVCEEVDNTVVKKSYEPNQPLRRSLNFSGEKPSTPVLDTVNYPIHMKNLSIQELEELADELREEIVYTVSKTGGHLSSSLGVADLTVALHHVFNTPQDKIIWDVGHQTYAHKILTGRRSKMHTIRQTGGLAGFPKRDESVHDAFGVGHSSTSISAGLGMAVARDLNGRDNHVISVIGDGAMTGGQAYEAMNNAGFLDTNLIIILNENEQVSLPTATVDGPAPPVGALSKALARLHTSSKFHQLREVAKSTKQIESEAREFASQLDTYVRGMVGGASACLFEELGLFYIGPVDGHDMEDLVHILKSVKGMPTLGPVLIHVITEKGKGYHPAEVAADKMHGVVKFDPKSGKQLKSKTSTLSYTQYFAESLIAEAEVDEKIVAIHAAMGGGTGLNLFQKRFPERCFDVGIAEQHAVTFAAGLAAEGCKPFCAIYSSFLQRGYDQVAHDVDLQKLPVRFALDRAGLVGADGPTHCGAFDTTFMACLPNMVVMAPSDETELMHMIATAAAIDDRPSCFRYPRGNGVGSILPPNNKGTPLEVGKGRVLKEGSRVALVGYGTMVQSCMEAAKVLEAHGISTTVVDARFCKPLDGDLMRQLGREHEILITVEEGSVGGFGSHVSHFLGLNGLLDGNLKWRAMTLPDMYINHGSQKDQIAMAGLSSNHIAATALSLTNVNWDSRLLLSLQI